ACGGTGAGCAGCCCGAGGTCGGGACCGTACGCGGCGAGCCACATGAGGTGGGACGCGATCCGCTGGAGTTCGAGGGAGATGACCCGGAGGTACTTCCCCCGTTCGGGAACCTCGACGCCCATCATCTTCTCGACCGCGAGACAATACGCGTGGGACCAGGTGATCGAGGAGACGTAGCAAAGGCGGTCCGTGAGGACGATCACCTTCTGGAACTCTCGCACCTCGGCGATCTTCTCCACGCCGCGGTGCAGGTAGCCGATCTCCGGCTTCGCGTCCGTGATCGTCTCGCCGTCCACCTTGACCTTCATGTTCCAGAGCCCGTGGGTCATGGGGTGCTGGGGCCCCATGTTGATCCAGAACTCGGGCACGTCACTTCCCTCCCTTGAGCTTGCGGCGGCTGATGTACTGCCGGTCGACCTCCTGAGGGAAGTCCTTGCGGAGCGGATGGAACTTGAAATCGTCGTGCAGCAGGATGCGCTTGAGGTTGGGGTGGCCCTCGTACACAATCCCCATGAGGTCCCATGCCTCTCGCTCGGGGAAGTCCGCGGCATGCCAGATCGAACACACACTCGCGATCTTGGGGTCCTCGTGCGGAATCCGCGCGTTCACCTGGACGACGCAACCGTTCGCATAGTTCTCGATGTGGTAGACGCTCTCGTAGTGGTCTTTCCAGTCCACCGCACTGATGCAGCCGAGATGCTCGAACCCCGCGGTCTCCTTCAGGTAGCGGCACACGGCGACGAGGTCCGCGCGATCGATCGCGATCTCGACCAGGCGCGGGCGCACCGTGC
The Thermoplasmata archaeon DNA segment above includes these coding regions:
- a CDS encoding NADH-quinone oxidoreductase subunit C, which encodes MSAVVASAPAITGRPVEGIEAEVLRDLKRVFAAKLFDARTVRPRLVEIAIDRADLVAVCRYLKETAGFEHLGCISAVDWKDHYESVYHIENYANGCVVQVNARIPHEDPKIASVCSIWHAADFPEREAWDLMGIVYEGHPNLKRILLHDDFKFHPLRKDFPQEVDRQYISRRKLKGGK